In Juglans regia cultivar Chandler chromosome 13, Walnut 2.0, whole genome shotgun sequence, the DNA window tttttttaataaaagttggGAGAGGGGGGTTTCGAACTCTAGACCTCTATTTTGGAGGCTGGGGGTTATGCCAATCAGGCCACAGGCctttggccaaaaaaaaaaaaaaagggtatctTGAACTTGGAGCAATGTGCATCTACGAGGCTATTGGTTAAGAGTTATTTGTTTGTTGGGGGAGTCACATACCTCTACTTCCAGTTGCAATCCAAGAACGAGTTCCAACTGAGCTGACTTTAGCTGCAAGAATGATCAACtaatttgaatatatgaaatagagTTACTGGAAAAATTGTCATTACATCAATCTATACAATAAGGCACAAAGTTTCAAATTTATCACCTTTAACAGAATTCATTGTTGCACACAATCCGGAATAGCCATTTACCAAGGTTCCATTAGGGTTCAACTCCCACATCTGCTAAGACTAAATGCATTAGCTTGCAATAAAACCCACAGGTTAATCAATggttaaaagtatttatttcaTCCTGGAAAATGACCTAAATTTCAAGTACATCTTTTGAAAATTCcatgaaatataaatttagggaaaaaaaaaaaaaggataccTGGTTCGTCTCCCATCTGCAAGGTGAAAATGCACCTCTCTTGATTTCCTTTGCAGTAAGCCTTTCATTTGAAGAAGCCCCCAAGCAAAAGTCCCTTCTGTCAGTTGATAATAATTGGAGTTTCCCTTGATATTTCTGTTTGTACGTCATTCTTTCATCTCTACATCAGCATTAAAAATCACAATTAATCTGTAATTCATACACATAAACAAAGGCTATAGTATTAGTAACAACAGGAAAACTACAATAACATATTTGAGACTATCAGATTGGAGAAAGATAAAGCACTATTACGATGCCAAAAGAGACTCTCCCTTGTATACGCAAAACATTgcttgattttttcttttaaacttttctttccagcagattttttcaaattcttcatcCAGAGCTTCAGTAGACCAGCCAATTGCTTCCGAATTTGAGCAGCTGGTGAGGGCCAAACCTTGTGTATCAGATGTTCTTACATCTATTGCATATCTTCTCGATTGATAGGAATGAACCTCATCTGTACCACGAGCCCTCGTGCCAGTAACGTAAGGAAACTGTACAAGCAACAAAATACTATGTTATGTTtgtattgagaaaataaaaagtttatttttttcaagactACATAGATTAGATGGGGTAAACATGCCTCCATGTTGTTTGAGCTAAACCAGTTTATCTCCAACAGGGTAGGATTTGTTATGACATTGTATGTGCTCTCATCAAGCTTTCTCACATCTCCTCCAAACATGAAAGGAGACTTGGCCATGGACCACAGAGTGACCTGTGAAGATGAAAAATGTAAGGTCAGAAACATTCGCTTAGTTACTAAGGCCGTAAAGAACCAACTCATATCTTTCTCCATACATATGTATACCTGAGTTCTTTGCTCATCTGGGTTGAGGTTACAAGTTCTGTGCGGACCTTCATTTGaacctaatattttttaagtataaaaGTTAATATGGCTTTTCTGTGTCTAGGCTCAAagctaaaattaaaaattaagggtaggtttggggggtgagatgagaattttgtgttttgttttgaagtttaaaatattaagttttaatattattattgttttgggatttgaaaaaagtgtattgagatttgaaaaagttgaattgtttattatattttgtatggagatttgaaaaaaggtgtaatgatgatatgagatgagatgagaattttgtgttttgtttttggcccCAAATCTGCCCtaaatctaataataatttgtatttatGGGGACTTCAGGAATCTTTAAGATTCTTAACACACATGATAACAATGCAATGCTCTATGTGAATATAACATGTTTGGAGTAAAGAAACAATGGCGTAGAACTTGTTTTTGAAGCCATGCCACTTGCTCTAGACATACTTCTTTTCCAGTAAAAGTTTCCCCATGGACTTTGATGGCACCTGCTTTGTTTGTTAAAAATTACCTGACATAGACTTGAATGCATGAACAACCTATTTGACACtaaaaagttttttgttaaaaaagagAATCACTGCCAAGTGATCTTAGGTTCATTCAATCTTATGAAATCCTGTAAGAAAGGGTCAAGAATTCTTCATTggatatatgatatatgcaGGAAAAATAGCATGCAAATTCTTATAACCTGGATCAGTAAGCCATCCAAGTGGTAGCATATCCAAGTCAGGCCACGACTTCCCAAGCAGGCCCTTAGCTCCAATCATACTTGCAGTAGAGAAGTCCCTGATAAAGAATTAAGTAATATCATTTGGTATAAATAAATGACAGGACAAAAGAGCACCAAATGGAAAACAAACCATGATTGAAATGTAACCTAAACTCCAAAACTATAGAACAGAAACAGACGAGCCTTTTCACCTTGTAACATCAAAATGTGCCGCAACATCTCTCCATGAATCCCAATCATCCCCAGTTATCCGGTACATGTTGACAAGCCCATTCACATCCTTGGCCATGGCAGGGGTCACACTGGTTCCAGGAGACAATGAATACAATATGGGGTGGTCAAGTTGCTTCAGAACCTGGAAAGAGGAACACCTTTAAATAGTCAACCACACAAATTTTACACAAGTATTGCAGTTgtgagaggaggaggaggagggggggggggggtgcggCTTACCTCTGACACAATGCTTATTTCATTTATATCCAAGTCATCGCCAAATACACAGTCATGTTTCACTGAAGAACAGAATCAATGAATATAAAAATCAGTGTAATACAAACAACTGAGCTACCAATATCAGGTGACTATCcaattaaaatgtttttctgtAGTCAGTGATGGATACGATCATTGATTGTAAAAGGTTATGATTGTGGTTCAAAACAGTGTCACACACATAAATCCTTGGGACGTCCAACACCTTCTACTCATACTACTGCTTGAGTATGTATTGTGGTAATGCATAAGGGCTAAGTAGGATAACATTCCATCAACAATAGTCAAATTACCAAAATCAATGCCCCACTCAGCATACTGTTCATAGAGTGACCTCAAGAAAGCTCGTCCAGCTCCCAACTTGGTATCTACACTCATGAAACCGTGTTGCATCCATGCACATGCCTTTTCCTTAATCCCTATATCTTTTGCAGTCCACTTCCGGCCAGACTCTTGATAAGCACCTCCCTaacaataatgaaataaaaccaTAGAAGGTTAAGTAATGTTATTAATGCTGACCCTTCGCATTTTCCTCTagtttaattagata includes these proteins:
- the LOC108991808 gene encoding probable alpha-galactosidase B codes for the protein MKLFVLISFLLFLLPNPRVLSKTLSDGGPERASLPPRGWNSYDSFCWTISEEELLQSAEIISNRLLPHGYEYVVVDYLWYRRKVKGAYPDSLGFDVIDEWGRMIPDPDRWPSSKGGKGFTEVAKKVHSMGLKFGIHVMRGISTQAVNANTPILDTISGGAYQESGRKWTAKDIGIKEKACAWMQHGFMSVDTKLGAGRAFLRSLYEQYAEWGIDFVKHDCVFGDDLDINEISIVSEVLKQLDHPILYSLSPGTSVTPAMAKDVNGLVNMYRITGDDWDSWRDVAAHFDVTRDFSTASMIGAKGLLGKSWPDLDMLPLGWLTDPGSNEGPHRTCNLNPDEQRTQVTLWSMAKSPFMFGGDVRKLDESTYNVITNPTLLEINWFSSNNMEFPYVTGTRARGTDEVHSYQSRRYAIDVRTSDTQGLALTSCSNSEAIGWSTEALDEEFEKICWKEKFKRKNQAMFCVYKGESLLASDERMTYKQKYQGKLQLLSTDRRDFCLGASSNERLTAKEIKRGAFSPCRWETNQMWELNPNGTLVNGYSGLCATMNSVKAKVSSVGTRSWIATGSRGEIYVAFFNLNTRKTVISAKISDLAKALPVQNLNGSSCKGREVWSGKDIGLTNQSITMAVNAHGCALFVLNCD